A single genomic interval of Pangasianodon hypophthalmus isolate fPanHyp1 chromosome 8, fPanHyp1.pri, whole genome shotgun sequence harbors:
- the rfk gene encoding riboflavin kinase — MRSLPYFCRGPVIRGFGRGSKELGIPTANFPESVVDSLPADISTGIYYGWARVDNGDIHKMVMSIGWNPYYKNVKKSMETHLIHKFKEDFYGQMLSVVMVGYIRPERGFSSLEELITAIHSDIEEAKRKLDLPDHIKLKEDNFFRMSISTATNQILNGH; from the exons ATGAGGAGTTTGCCGTATTTCTGCCGAGGACCAGTCATTCGGGGATTTGGACGAGGAAGCAAAGAGCTGGGAATCCCAacag CAAACTTCCCGGAGTCTGTAGTGGACAGTCTACCTGCTGACATCAGCACTGGCATCTACTACGGCTGGGCACGCGTGGACAACGGAGACATCCACAAGATGGTGATGAGCATTGGCTGGAACCCGTACTACAAAAACGTCAAGAAATCCATG GAAACGCATTTGATCCACAAGTTTAAGGAGGATTTCTACGGCCAGATGCTAAGTGTTGTCATGGTGGGCTACATTCGCCCAGAAAGGGGATTCAGCTCACTAG AAGAATTGATCACAGCGATTCACAGTGACATCGAAGAGGCAAAAAGAAAGTTGGACCTGCCCGACCACATCAAACTGAAAGAAGACAACTTTTTCAGGATGTCTATTTCCACAGCGACCAATCAGATCTTGAACGGTCACTAA
- the LOC113533424 gene encoding beta-1,3-galactosyl-O-glycosyl-glycoprotein beta-1,6-N-acetylglucosaminyltransferase-like: MLLIVLLMVLLVVLMSQKARKRRSRRLLLSAAWLCLLILLVSLIIHEKAEKIYKSLMFRNDETPEDECDCKKILQGDTDEMKCAKILTITKSFKNITRITDEQYVEQTKDCEKFRRTRKYLPFPLSEEEEAFPVAYSIVIHHKVQNFERLLRSIYSPQNFYCIHVDKKAPESFMRAINAIVSCIDNVFLASKFEEVVYASWSRVQADINCMKDLYQASSRWKYFINLCGQDFPIKTNLEIVRALKALAGANSLETEITPPNKEYRWKKRYQVINGRIQMTYQDKVPPPFGIKIFSGGAYIVVSRDFVRYVLEDPKAQVLISWFNDTYSPDEFIWATIQRIPGVPGFLRAHSKYDITDIYSISRLIKWALHEGASDGVYPACQGIHIRGICVYGVGDLLWILAQHHLFANKFDTDFDPVVIRCLEKYLRHKALEKYH, translated from the coding sequence ATGCTACTAATAGTTTTGCTGATGGTTTTGCTGGTGGTTTTGATGAGCCAGAAAGCCAGAAAGAGGAGATCCCGGAGGTTGCTGTTATCTGCAGCTTGGTTGTGTTTACTGATTCTCTTGGTCTCTCTGATCATCCATGAAAAGGCAGAGAAGATTTACAAATCACTGATGTTCAGAAATGATGAAACTCCAGAAGACGAGTGTGACTGCAAGAAAATTTTACAGGGAGACACTGATGAGATGAAATGCGCTAAGATTCTGACCATCACAAAGAGCTTTAAGAACATAACCCGGATCACTGATGAACAATATGTCGAGCAGACAAAAGACTGTGAAAAGTTCCGTAGGACTCGTAAGTACCTCCCGTTCCCACTGAGTGAGGAGGAAGAAGCGTTCCCAGTGGCATATTCCATTGTCATTCACCACAAGGTGCAGAATTTCGAGAGGCTCCTCAGGTCCATATACAGTCCTCAGAATTTCTACTGCATCCATGTGGACAAAAAAGCCCCTGAGTCCTTTATGAGGGCAATCAATGCCATTGTCTCTTGCATTGATAATGTTTTCTTAGCTAGCAAGTTTGAAGAGGTGGTCTACGCCAGCTGGAGTCGCGTCCAGGCTGACATCAATTGCATGAAGGATCTTTACCAGGCCAGCAGTCGTTGGAAGTACTTCATCAACCTGTGTGGGCAGGACTTCCCCATCAAAACCAACCTGGAGATAGTGCGTGCCCTTAAAGCACTAGCTGGTGCCAATAGCCTGGAGACTGAGATCACACCTCCTAATAAGGAGTACAGATGGAAAAAAAGATACCAAGTGATAAATGGCAGAATCCAGATGACCTACCAAGACAAAGTTCCGCCACCCTTTGGCATAAAGATATTCTCAGGTGGTGCATACATAGTGGTGAGTCGTGATTTTGTGCGCTATGTACTTGAGGACCCCAAAGCTCAGGTGTTGATATCATGGTTCAATGATACATACAGCCCTGATGAATTTATTTGGGCTACAATACAACGCATCCCTGGTGTCCCAGGGTTTCTCCGTGCACACTCTAAATATgacatcacagacatttatagCATCTCCCGGCTAATCAAATGGGCATTACATGAGGGGGCATCCGATGGAGTGTATCCTGCCTGTCAGGGTATTCACATACGGGGTATTTGTGTATATGGGGTTGGGGACCTGCTGTGGATACTAGCACAGCACCATTTATTTGCTAATAAGTTCGACACAGATTTTGACCCAGTTGTCATTCGATGTTTAGAGAAGTACCTCAGACACAAAGCGCTAGAAAAGTATCATTAA